The proteins below are encoded in one region of Streptomyces sp. NBC_00490:
- the pflA gene encoding pyruvate formate-lyase-activating protein, translated as MNTTAEPVTGRIHSWDLSTGVDGPGTRFVLFVSGCPLRCLYCANPDTWHMRDGKQTTVDEVMAEIEKYRAFITTAGGGVTLTGGEALLQPAFTAAVFRRCKELGVHTTLDTSGFLGARATDELLADTDLVLLDIKSFDVRTYRNMTGGDLSPTLNFATRLDRLGVPVWIRYVLVPGWTDDPAAIDGLGAFLAGLGNVDRVDVLPFHKLGAHKYDALGIPFPLRDTPAPDPDLTERVREQFREHGLRAL; from the coding sequence GTGAACACCACGGCCGAGCCGGTGACGGGCCGCATCCACTCCTGGGACCTGTCCACGGGAGTGGACGGTCCCGGGACCCGGTTCGTCCTCTTCGTCAGCGGCTGCCCGCTGCGCTGCCTGTACTGCGCCAACCCGGACACCTGGCACATGCGCGACGGCAAGCAGACCACCGTCGACGAGGTGATGGCCGAGATCGAGAAGTACCGGGCCTTCATCACCACCGCCGGCGGGGGAGTGACGCTCACGGGCGGCGAGGCGCTGCTGCAGCCGGCCTTCACGGCCGCGGTCTTCCGCCGCTGCAAAGAACTCGGCGTGCACACCACGCTCGACACCTCCGGCTTCCTCGGCGCCCGCGCGACCGACGAGCTGCTCGCCGACACCGACCTGGTCCTGCTGGACATCAAGTCCTTCGACGTCCGCACCTACCGGAACATGACCGGCGGCGACCTCTCCCCGACCCTCAACTTCGCCACCCGCCTGGACCGCCTCGGCGTCCCGGTGTGGATCCGCTACGTCCTCGTGCCCGGCTGGACCGACGACCCGGCTGCCATCGACGGCCTCGGCGCGTTCCTCGCCGGGCTGGGCAACGTCGACCGGGTGGACGTCCTGCCCTTCCACAAGCTCGGCGCCCACAAGTACGACGCGCTGGGGATTCCCTTCCCGCTACGCGACACACCCGCGCCGGACCCGGACCTGACCGAGCGAGTGCGCGAGCAGTTCCGGGAGCACGGGCTGCGGGCGCTGTGA
- a CDS encoding CBS domain-containing protein, whose amino-acid sequence MKTCKVGEVMTSEVIEARRETPFKDVAQLLARHRISGLPVVDADDKVLGVISETDLIRRQAAQAEPDHRGRRFRLPPLRRTGRSAAAKARAMTAGQLMSTPAITVHPEQRVADAARVMERHHIERLPVVDEEDRLIGIATRRDLLRVFLRTDGEIRQEIIDEVLTRAMCLPPHTVIVSVHDGTATLEGRLERRSDIPLVVQLAWRVDGVVGVMNRLTFRVDDTRPRETHPSRRIAHDWLPER is encoded by the coding sequence GTGAAGACCTGCAAGGTCGGCGAAGTGATGACCTCCGAGGTCATCGAGGCGCGCCGGGAGACACCGTTCAAGGACGTCGCACAGCTGCTGGCTCGGCATCGGATCAGCGGGCTGCCCGTGGTGGACGCCGACGACAAGGTCCTCGGCGTGATCTCCGAGACCGACCTGATACGCCGACAGGCGGCTCAGGCCGAACCGGACCACCGGGGACGCCGCTTCCGGCTGCCGCCGCTACGCCGCACGGGGCGAAGCGCGGCCGCCAAGGCCCGTGCCATGACCGCCGGGCAGCTGATGTCGACACCCGCGATCACGGTGCACCCGGAACAGCGCGTCGCGGACGCCGCACGGGTGATGGAGCGCCACCACATCGAACGGCTTCCGGTGGTGGACGAGGAGGACCGTCTGATCGGCATCGCTACGCGCCGTGACCTGCTGCGGGTCTTCCTGCGTACCGACGGGGAGATCCGCCAGGAGATCATCGACGAGGTCCTCACCCGCGCCATGTGTCTGCCGCCCCACACCGTCATCGTCTCGGTCCACGACGGCACGGCCACGCTGGAGGGGCGCCTGGAACGCCGCAGCGACATCCCGCTGGTGGTCCAGCTGGCCTGGCGGGTGGACGGCGTGGTGGGCGTGATGAACCGCCTCACCTTCCGCGTCGACGACACCCGCCCTCGCGAGACGCACCCCTCGCGCCGGATCGCCCACGACTGGCTCCCCGAGCGGTAG
- a CDS encoding DoxX family membrane protein translates to MAVHGHPHRYRGFRFPSLVRAGTAPASAETTTAAATATRAYVFAGLRLLTGFVFLWAFLDKTFGFGYATGSGRGWIDGGSPTKGFLGGVAVGPMESTFHDWAGAAWADWLFMLGLLGIGLALIAGIGLRLAAVAGTAMMALMWIAEWPPAKHLSDGSASMSTNPFADYHLIYAIVLIALAVAGAGTTWGLGKAWARLPLVSRNRWLL, encoded by the coding sequence ATGGCAGTGCACGGCCACCCCCACCGGTACCGCGGATTCCGCTTCCCGTCCCTGGTCAGGGCCGGGACGGCTCCGGCCTCCGCCGAGACGACGACCGCCGCCGCGACGGCGACCCGTGCGTACGTGTTCGCAGGGCTCCGTCTCCTGACCGGCTTCGTCTTCCTGTGGGCTTTCCTGGACAAGACATTCGGCTTCGGTTACGCGACCGGCTCCGGCAGGGGCTGGATCGACGGCGGTTCGCCGACCAAGGGCTTCCTCGGCGGTGTCGCTGTCGGCCCGATGGAGTCCACGTTCCACGACTGGGCCGGGGCCGCTTGGGCGGACTGGCTGTTCATGCTGGGCCTGCTCGGCATCGGCCTCGCCCTGATCGCGGGCATCGGCCTGCGGCTCGCGGCGGTCGCGGGCACCGCCATGATGGCGCTGATGTGGATCGCCGAGTGGCCGCCGGCCAAGCACCTCTCCGACGGCTCGGCGAGCATGTCGACCAACCCGTTCGCCGACTACCACCTCATCTACGCCATCGTCCTGATCGCCCTGGCGGTCGCGGGCGCCGGCACCACCTGGGGCCTGGGCAAGGCGTGGGCGCGGCTGCCGTTGGTCAGCCGCAACCGTTGGCTGCTCTGA
- the pflB gene encoding formate C-acetyltransferase translates to MTATVTAGARAATEAWRGFAGTCWRDQVDVRDFIQANYTPYEGDSTFLAGPTGRTLAVWGKVARLFPEERRRGILDVDPGTPSTITSHRPGFIDRDRELIVGLQTDAPLRRAIMPNGGLRMVENGLKAYGYQADPFVTRVFGTYRKTHNDGVFDAYTSEMRAARKAGIITGLPDAYGRGRIIGDYRRVALYGTGRLIDAKRAERALLDGRPSSPDVIRDREELAEQIRALGELTQMAASYHCDVSRPAATAHEAVQWLYLGFLAAVKEQNGAAMSLGRTSTFLDVYLQRDLDEGTIDETRAQELIDDFVIKLRIVRFLRTPEYDALFSGDPTWVTESIGGIGTDGRPLVTRTSFRFLQTLYNLGPAPEPNLTVLWSPRLPEGFKQFCAQVSIDTSAIQYESDDLMRPRTGDDTAIACCVSAMAVGKQMQFFGARVNLAKALLYAINGGRDEMTGEQIASRMTALTGEYLNYEELSAAYDRMLDWLAATYVNALNVIHYMHDKYAYERIEMALHDYPVHRFMACGIAGLSVAADSLSAVKHARVKVIRDATGLAVDYEVEGEFPAYGNNDDRADALAADLVQSFMAKVRRHPTYRNAEHTQSVLTITSNVVYGKHTGNTPDGRRAGAPFAPGANPMNGRDRHGVAASALSVAKLPYEQARDGISLTTTITPEGLGHDPAERAAHLAGILDAYTASGGFHMNVNVLDRATLEDAMEHPEKYPELTVRVSGYAVNFVRLTREQQLDVISRTFHGSL, encoded by the coding sequence ATGACGGCAACGGTGACAGCTGGAGCCCGGGCGGCGACCGAGGCGTGGCGAGGCTTCGCCGGTACGTGCTGGCGGGACCAGGTCGACGTGCGTGACTTCATCCAGGCGAACTACACGCCCTACGAAGGAGATTCGACGTTTCTGGCCGGGCCGACCGGACGCACGCTCGCCGTCTGGGGCAAGGTCGCTCGCCTGTTCCCCGAGGAGCGGCGCCGGGGCATCCTCGACGTCGACCCGGGCACCCCGTCCACCATCACCTCGCACCGGCCGGGCTTCATCGACCGCGACCGCGAGTTGATCGTCGGCCTGCAGACCGACGCCCCCTTGCGGCGGGCCATCATGCCGAACGGCGGTCTGCGGATGGTGGAGAACGGGCTGAAGGCGTACGGCTACCAGGCCGACCCCTTCGTCACGCGGGTCTTCGGCACCTACCGCAAGACCCACAACGACGGCGTGTTCGACGCCTACACCTCCGAGATGCGTGCCGCCCGCAAGGCGGGGATCATCACCGGCCTGCCGGACGCCTACGGTCGAGGCCGGATCATCGGCGACTACCGTCGCGTCGCACTGTACGGAACGGGCCGCCTGATCGACGCGAAGCGGGCTGAGCGGGCCCTTCTCGACGGGAGGCCGTCCAGCCCCGACGTCATCCGCGACCGCGAGGAACTGGCGGAGCAGATCCGGGCGTTGGGCGAACTGACCCAGATGGCGGCCTCGTACCACTGCGACGTCTCCCGGCCCGCCGCCACCGCCCACGAGGCCGTCCAGTGGCTCTACCTCGGCTTCCTGGCCGCGGTGAAGGAGCAGAACGGCGCTGCGATGTCGCTGGGCCGCACCTCCACCTTCCTGGACGTCTACCTCCAGCGTGACCTGGACGAGGGCACCATCGACGAGACCCGCGCCCAGGAGCTGATCGACGACTTCGTGATCAAGCTGCGGATCGTACGGTTCCTGCGCACCCCCGAGTACGACGCCCTCTTCTCCGGCGACCCGACCTGGGTGACGGAGTCCATCGGCGGCATCGGCACCGACGGCCGGCCGCTGGTCACCCGCACCTCCTTCCGTTTCCTGCAGACCCTGTACAACCTGGGCCCGGCCCCCGAGCCCAACCTGACCGTCCTGTGGTCGCCGCGGCTGCCCGAGGGCTTCAAGCAGTTCTGCGCCCAGGTCTCCATCGACACCAGCGCCATCCAGTACGAGTCCGACGACCTCATGCGGCCGCGCACCGGAGACGACACCGCGATCGCCTGCTGTGTCTCCGCCATGGCGGTCGGCAAGCAGATGCAGTTCTTCGGAGCCCGCGTCAACCTGGCCAAGGCCCTGCTGTACGCGATCAACGGCGGCCGGGACGAGATGACCGGCGAGCAGATCGCGTCGCGGATGACCGCGCTGACGGGGGAGTACCTGAACTACGAGGAGCTGTCGGCGGCATACGACCGCATGCTCGACTGGCTCGCGGCCACGTACGTCAACGCCCTGAACGTCATCCACTACATGCACGACAAGTACGCTTACGAGCGCATCGAGATGGCCCTGCACGACTACCCCGTGCACCGCTTCATGGCGTGCGGCATCGCCGGCCTGTCGGTGGCGGCAGACAGCCTCTCGGCCGTCAAGCACGCCCGCGTGAAGGTCATCCGGGACGCCACCGGGCTGGCCGTCGACTACGAGGTCGAGGGCGAATTCCCGGCGTACGGCAACAACGACGACCGCGCGGACGCCCTCGCAGCCGACCTGGTCCAGTCGTTCATGGCCAAGGTGCGCCGCCACCCCACGTACCGCAACGCCGAGCACACCCAGTCCGTACTGACCATCACCTCGAACGTCGTCTACGGCAAGCACACCGGCAACACCCCCGACGGCCGCCGCGCCGGCGCCCCGTTCGCGCCCGGCGCCAACCCGATGAACGGTCGCGACCGCCACGGCGTGGCCGCCTCCGCCCTCTCGGTCGCCAAGCTGCCCTACGAGCAGGCCCGCGACGGCATCTCGCTCACGACGACGATCACCCCCGAGGGCCTCGGCCACGACCCGGCCGAGCGCGCCGCGCACCTGGCCGGCATTCTCGACGCGTACACGGCCTCCGGCGGCTTCCACATGAACGTCAACGTGTTGGACCGGGCCACGCTGGAAGACGCCATGGAACACCCGGAGAAGTACCCGGAACTGACGGTGCGGGTCTCCGGATACGCCGTCAACTTCGTCCGCCTGACCCGCGAGCAGCAGCTCGACGTGATCAGCCGCACCTTCCACGGATCGCTGTGA
- the adhE gene encoding bifunctional acetaldehyde-CoA/alcohol dehydrogenase produces the protein MTRQDARTRAAAPGGEPSETAIAVDRLVTNGLKALADYEELTQEQVDHIVKKASVAALDQHTALARLAVEETGRGVFEDKAAKNMFACEHVTHSMGRMKTVGVIARDDIEDMVEIAEPVGVVCAITPVTNPTSTTIFKALMALKTRNPVVFAFHPSAQRCSAEAARIVRDAAVTAGAPEQCIQWIETPSVEATGTLMHHPGVSLILATGGNAMVKAAYSAGKPALGVGAGNVPAYVHKSAKLRRAVNDLVLSKSFDNGMICASEQAVILDDEIYDAALAEFRTLHAHLATAEEKSKLEAFLFPSGRAGAGCEPKVNATAVGRSPAWIAEQAGFTVPEDTSVILVEAERVGPDEPLTREKLCPVLAVLRAGSEQQGFDLAADMVAFHGQGHSAVIHTEDRALAEAYGKRIKTVRIIVNAPSSQGAIGGVYNSLLPSLTLGCGSWGSTSVSNNVSAAQLLNVKRVGTRRNNLQWFKVPPKIYFEPQAIRYLASMPDVHRVTIVTDATMTRLGFVDRVDRVLKRRPEPVTLQIIDNVEPEPSIGSVQRGARLMRDFRPDTIIALGGGSPMDAAKVMWLLYEHPDIDFADMRHKFSDIRKRAFRFPTLGSRARLVCVPTTSGTGAEVTPFAVISDPVTGKKYPLADYALTPSVAIIDPLLTTALPPALAADSGFDALTHAIEAYVSVYANDFTDGLALHAIRLIFDHLEAAVNDREGSAQAREKMHNAGTIAGMAFGNAFLGIVHAMSHTLGATFHIAHGRTNAVLLPHVIRYNGTVPTKLTGWPKYESYRAPERFQDIARALGLPAATPQAGVESLARAVERLRQAVGIEPSFRSLGVDERSFLDALPQQAMNAYEDQCAPANPRMPMLDDMQELMRAAYYGSVGTPGE, from the coding sequence ATGACCCGACAGGACGCCCGAACCCGAGCTGCCGCCCCGGGCGGCGAGCCGTCCGAGACCGCCATCGCCGTCGACCGGCTGGTCACGAACGGGCTCAAGGCACTCGCCGACTACGAGGAACTGACGCAGGAGCAAGTCGACCACATCGTCAAGAAGGCGTCGGTCGCCGCCCTCGACCAGCACACCGCGCTCGCACGACTCGCGGTGGAGGAGACCGGACGCGGCGTGTTCGAGGACAAGGCCGCCAAGAACATGTTCGCGTGCGAGCACGTCACGCACAGCATGGGCCGGATGAAGACCGTCGGGGTCATCGCCCGCGACGACATCGAGGACATGGTCGAGATCGCCGAACCGGTGGGGGTGGTGTGCGCCATCACGCCCGTCACCAACCCGACCTCCACCACGATCTTCAAGGCGCTGATGGCGCTGAAGACCCGTAACCCGGTCGTCTTCGCCTTCCACCCCTCGGCCCAGCGCTGCAGCGCCGAGGCCGCTCGCATCGTGCGGGACGCGGCCGTCACCGCGGGCGCGCCGGAGCAGTGCATCCAGTGGATCGAGACCCCGTCGGTCGAGGCCACCGGCACGCTGATGCACCACCCGGGCGTCTCGCTGATCCTCGCCACCGGCGGCAACGCCATGGTCAAGGCCGCCTACTCGGCGGGCAAGCCCGCCCTGGGCGTGGGCGCGGGCAACGTCCCCGCGTACGTGCACAAGAGCGCCAAGCTACGCCGGGCCGTCAACGACCTGGTGCTGTCCAAGTCGTTCGACAACGGGATGATCTGCGCCTCCGAACAGGCCGTCATCCTCGACGACGAGATCTACGACGCCGCCCTGGCCGAGTTCCGCACGCTGCACGCCCACCTGGCGACCGCCGAGGAGAAGTCGAAGCTGGAGGCGTTCCTGTTCCCCTCCGGCCGGGCGGGCGCGGGCTGCGAGCCCAAGGTCAACGCCACGGCCGTAGGTCGGAGCCCGGCGTGGATCGCCGAGCAGGCCGGCTTCACCGTGCCCGAGGACACCTCCGTCATCCTGGTCGAGGCCGAGCGCGTCGGCCCGGACGAGCCGCTGACCCGCGAGAAGCTCTGCCCGGTCCTCGCCGTCCTGCGCGCGGGCTCCGAGCAGCAGGGCTTCGACCTGGCCGCCGACATGGTCGCCTTCCACGGCCAGGGCCACAGCGCCGTCATCCACACCGAGGACCGGGCGCTGGCGGAGGCGTACGGAAAGCGCATCAAGACCGTGCGGATCATCGTCAACGCACCCTCCTCGCAGGGCGCCATCGGCGGCGTCTACAACAGCCTCCTGCCTTCCCTGACGCTCGGCTGCGGCTCCTGGGGCAGCACGTCGGTGTCCAACAACGTCTCCGCCGCCCAGCTGCTGAACGTCAAGCGGGTTGGCACGCGCCGCAACAACCTGCAGTGGTTCAAGGTCCCGCCGAAGATCTACTTCGAGCCGCAGGCCATCCGCTACCTCGCCTCCATGCCGGACGTCCACCGCGTCACGATCGTCACCGACGCGACCATGACCCGCCTCGGCTTCGTCGACCGCGTCGACCGCGTCCTCAAGCGCCGTCCCGAGCCCGTGACACTACAGATCATCGACAACGTCGAACCGGAACCCAGCATCGGCTCCGTGCAGCGCGGCGCCCGCCTCATGCGGGACTTCCGCCCGGACACGATCATCGCGCTCGGCGGCGGCTCACCCATGGACGCGGCCAAGGTGATGTGGCTGCTCTACGAGCACCCGGACATCGACTTCGCCGACATGCGGCACAAGTTCTCCGACATCCGCAAGCGCGCCTTCCGCTTCCCGACGCTGGGCAGCCGGGCCCGCCTGGTGTGCGTGCCCACCACCTCCGGTACCGGCGCCGAGGTCACGCCCTTCGCCGTCATCTCCGACCCGGTTACGGGCAAGAAGTACCCGCTGGCCGACTACGCGCTCACCCCCAGCGTGGCCATCATCGACCCCCTCCTCACCACCGCCCTGCCCCCGGCGCTGGCCGCCGACAGCGGCTTCGACGCGCTCACTCACGCCATCGAGGCGTACGTGTCCGTCTACGCCAACGACTTCACCGACGGGCTGGCGCTGCACGCGATCCGGCTCATCTTCGACCACCTCGAAGCGGCGGTGAACGACCGCGAGGGCTCGGCTCAGGCCCGGGAGAAGATGCACAACGCCGGCACTATCGCGGGCATGGCCTTCGGCAACGCCTTCCTCGGCATCGTCCACGCCATGTCCCACACGCTCGGCGCCACCTTCCACATCGCGCACGGCCGCACCAACGCGGTCCTGCTGCCGCACGTCATCCGCTACAACGGCACCGTCCCGACCAAGCTCACCGGCTGGCCCAAGTACGAGAGCTACCGGGCTCCCGAGCGCTTCCAGGACATCGCCCGCGCCCTCGGTCTGCCCGCCGCCACCCCGCAGGCCGGCGTGGAGTCACTCGCCCGGGCCGTTGAGCGCCTGCGCCAAGCCGTCGGCATCGAGCCGTCGTTCCGGTCCCTCGGCGTCGACGAGCGCTCCTTCCTCGACGCCCTGCCCCAGCAGGCCATGAACGCCTACGAGGACCAGTGCGCCCCGGCCAACCCGCGGATGCCCATGCTCGACGACATGCAGGAGCTGATGCGAGCGGCCTACTACGGCTCCGTCGGTACACCTGGCGAATAG
- the ptsP gene encoding phosphoenolpyruvate--protein phosphotransferase, with protein sequence METTFRGVGVSHGVAIGAVRHMGAAVLQPPDRRIPAEAVRGEQGRARRAVDTVAADLTARGDLAGGEAQAVLEAQALMAQDPELIADVERRIAGGSCAERAVFDAFAAYRALLAQAGEYLAGRVADLDDVRDRIIARLLGVPMPGLPDSKEPYVLLARDLAPADTALLDPDLVLGFVTEQGGPTSHSAILARALGVPAVVALPGATGVAEGTVVAVDGSTGEVFLEPDARTRAELERQAAAHEAALASASGPGATADGHRVPLLANIAGPADVPAALAAGAEGVGLFRTEFLFLDDSRQAPSEERQVDAYRKVFEAFPEGRVVVRVLDAGADKPLDFLTPADEPNPALGVRGLRTLLDHPDVLQSQLRALATAAAGLPVQLEVMAPMVADRADAQAFVDACRQAGLRAKIGAMVEIPSAALRARSILQEAGFLSLGTNDLAQYTFAADRQVGALARLQDPWQPALLDLIAAAADAATAEGKSCGVCGEAAADPLLACVLTGLGVTSLSMGAAALPYVRAELARHTLAQCRRAAAAALAADTAEEARAAARTALSGMDEPVSATAGCH encoded by the coding sequence ATGGAGACAACGTTTCGAGGCGTCGGCGTCAGCCACGGTGTGGCGATCGGCGCGGTACGGCATATGGGGGCCGCGGTCCTTCAGCCGCCCGACCGGCGGATCCCGGCCGAGGCCGTGCGGGGTGAACAGGGCCGCGCCCGGCGGGCGGTGGACACGGTCGCCGCAGATCTCACGGCGCGCGGTGACCTGGCCGGCGGTGAGGCACAAGCGGTCCTCGAAGCCCAGGCCCTGATGGCCCAGGACCCCGAACTCATAGCCGATGTCGAGCGGCGTATCGCCGGGGGCAGTTGCGCCGAGCGCGCGGTCTTCGACGCCTTCGCCGCCTACCGGGCGCTGCTGGCCCAGGCGGGTGAGTACCTCGCGGGCCGGGTCGCGGACCTGGACGACGTACGTGACCGCATCATCGCCCGGCTGCTGGGCGTGCCCATGCCGGGCCTGCCGGACAGCAAAGAACCCTACGTGCTGCTCGCCCGCGACCTGGCCCCGGCCGACACCGCGCTGCTCGACCCGGACCTGGTCCTGGGCTTCGTCACCGAGCAGGGCGGGCCGACCAGCCACAGCGCCATCCTCGCCCGCGCCCTGGGCGTACCGGCGGTCGTGGCGCTGCCCGGCGCCACCGGGGTGGCCGAAGGCACCGTCGTCGCGGTCGACGGCAGCACCGGCGAAGTGTTCCTGGAACCGGATGCCCGCACGCGGGCAGAGCTGGAGCGCCAGGCCGCCGCCCACGAGGCGGCCCTGGCCTCCGCCTCCGGTCCTGGGGCCACCGCGGACGGACACCGGGTGCCGCTCCTGGCGAACATCGCCGGCCCCGCGGACGTACCGGCCGCCCTCGCGGCGGGGGCCGAAGGCGTCGGCCTCTTCCGCACCGAGTTCCTCTTCCTCGACGACAGCAGGCAGGCGCCGTCCGAGGAACGTCAAGTGGATGCGTACCGCAAGGTGTTCGAGGCATTCCCCGAGGGCCGGGTGGTGGTCCGAGTGCTGGACGCGGGCGCCGACAAGCCACTGGACTTCCTCACCCCGGCCGACGAGCCGAACCCGGCGCTGGGCGTGCGCGGGCTACGTACACTGCTCGACCACCCCGACGTGCTGCAGTCGCAGCTACGGGCGCTGGCCACGGCGGCCGCGGGCCTGCCGGTACAGCTGGAGGTGATGGCGCCGATGGTCGCGGACCGCGCGGACGCCCAGGCGTTCGTCGACGCCTGCCGTCAGGCGGGCCTGCGGGCGAAGATCGGCGCGATGGTCGAGATTCCCTCGGCCGCGTTGCGCGCCCGGTCCATCCTTCAGGAGGCCGGGTTCCTGTCACTGGGCACCAACGACCTCGCGCAGTACACCTTCGCCGCCGACCGACAGGTGGGCGCGCTCGCGCGACTGCAGGACCCATGGCAGCCCGCCCTGCTCGACCTCATCGCTGCGGCCGCCGACGCCGCGACCGCCGAAGGCAAGAGCTGCGGGGTGTGCGGCGAGGCCGCCGCCGATCCACTGCTCGCCTGCGTGCTCACCGGACTCGGCGTCACCAGCCTGTCCATGGGCGCCGCAGCACTGCCCTATGTACGCGCCGAACTGGCCCGGCATACCCTCGCCCAGTGCCGGCGAGCAGCCGCTGCAGCCCTCGCCGCGGACACCGCCGAGGAGGCACGCGCAGCAGCCCGCACCGCCCTGTCCGGGATGGACGAGCCGGTCAGTGCGACTGCCGGATGCCATTGA